In one window of Miscanthus floridulus cultivar M001 chromosome 12, ASM1932011v1, whole genome shotgun sequence DNA:
- the LOC136496695 gene encoding F-box protein At1g47056-like — translation MGHSPSSLSKSGPSSPPRRSRSLSPMAPPPQLRLTAPMQVAAGDSGSGSASSFAPPARDYTQDLPDEILSLVFASLSPTDRNACSLACSRWMEVDATTRHRLSLDARAALGNAAPALLARFTAVTKLALRCARGSGADSLSDYGAAAVADALPSERLARLKLRGLRQLSDAGLASLAAASPAIRKLSVASCTFGPKAFVAVLQSCPLLEDLSVKRLRGLPDTAGATTSIAEDIKFPPALSLRSVCLKDLYSALCFVPLVASSPNLRSLKILRCSGAWDLPLEVITARAPGLVELHLEKLQVGDHGLAALSACPNLEVLFLVKTPECTDSGIISVAEKCHKLRKLHVDGWRTNRIGDFGLMAVARGCPDLQELVLIGVNPTVLSLRMLGEHCRSLERLALCGCETVGDAEIICLAERWAALKKLCIKGCPVSDRGMEALNAGCPSLVKVKLKRCRGVSYECIENLKVTRGESFSISLDIVLEHDAGSASENGVQENGQAQIAELTDQMAGMDLPANAAGAQSTHTINRMRSVMSAIRRRFGNPPPP, via the coding sequence ATGGGCCActccccctcctccctctccaaaTCCGGCCCCTCCTCTCCACCGCGCCGCAGCAGGTCGCTCTcccccatggcgccgccgccgcagctgcgGCTGACCGCGCCGATGCAGGTCGCTGCGGGggacagcggcagcggcagcgcctCCTCGTTCGCGCCGCCCGCTCGGGACTACACCCAGGACCTGCCCGACGAGATCCTATCGCTCGTCTTCGCGTCGCTCTCGCCCACCGACCGCAACGCCTGCTCCCTCGCCTGCTCCCGCTGGATGGAGGTCGACGCCACCACGCGGCACCGGCTCTCCCTCGACGCCCGCGCCGCGCTGGGCAACGCGGCGCCCGCGCTGTTGGCGCGGTTCACGGCCGTCACCAAGCTCGCGCTCCGCTGCGCGCGCGGGTCGGGCGCCGACAGCCTCTCCGACTACGGCGCCGCGGCGGTGGCCGACGCGCTGCCCTCGGAGCGCCTCGCCAGGCTCAAGCTCCGCGGCCTCAGGCAGCTCTCCGACGCCGGGCTGGCCTCGCTCGCCGCCGCCTCACCGGCGATCCGCAAGCTCTCCGTTGCGTCCTGCACCTTCGGACCCAAGGCATTCGTCGCCGTGCTCCAGTCCTGCCCCCTCCTAGAGGACCTCTCCGTCAAGCGCCTCCGCGGCCTACCTGACACGGCCGGTGCCACCACATCCATTGCTGAGGACATCAAATTTCCACCGGCTTTGTCCCTGCGTTCGGTTTGCCTCAAGGATCTATATAGCGCTCTGTGCTTTGTGCCGCTTGTGGCGTCCTCACCAAACCTCCGCTCGCTCAAGATACTGCGGTGCTCCGGCGCCTGGGACCTGCCATTAGAGGTCATCACTGCACGTGCTCCTGGCCTTGTTGAGCTTCACCTTGAGAAGCTGCAGGTTGGCGACCATGGCCTTGCTGCGCTTTCTGCCTGTCCCAATCTGGAGGTTCTGTTCCTTGTGAAGACCCCTGAGTGCACTGATTCGGGCATCATCAGTGTTGCCGAGAAGTGCCACAAACTCCGCAAACTGCATGTCGATGGGTGGCGCACAAACCGGATTGGGGATTTCGGACTCATGGCTGTGGCACGAGGATGTCCAGATCTGCAGGAGCTCGTTTTGATAGGGGTCAACCCCACCGTGCTGAGCCTGCGGATGCTTGGTGAGCACTGCCGGTCGCTGGAACGGCTCGCACTTTGTGGGTGTGAAACTGTGGGGGATGCtgagatcatttgcttggctgaGCGCTGGGCTGCGCTCAAGAAGCTCTGCATCAAGGGGTGCCCTGTGTCGGATCGTGGGATGGAAGCACTGAATGCGGGCTGCCCCAGTTTAGTCAAGGTGAAGCTGAAGAGATGCCGTGGAGTGTCATACGAGTGCATTGAGAACCTGAAGGTTACTAGGGGGGAGTCATTTTCCATCAGCTTGGATATTGTGTTGGAGCATGATGCTGGGAGCGCTAGTGAAAATGGTGTGCAGGAGAATGGACAGGCACAAATTGCTGAGCTGACCGATCAAATGGCAGGCATGGACCTTCCGGCCAATGCCGCTGGCGCACAATCTACTCATACCATTAACAGGATGAGGAGTGTCATGTCTGCGATCCGGCGTAGGTTTGGCAATCCTCCACCACCATGA